In a genomic window of Wyeomyia smithii strain HCP4-BCI-WySm-NY-G18 chromosome 1, ASM2978416v1, whole genome shotgun sequence:
- the LOC129719109 gene encoding pupal cuticle protein-like, translating to MKAFIVGSVLLLAAAASAAPSYWHYVPADTPEVAHAKAEHLAAHQAARGLVGAGPIDTPEVQHAKAQHFAAHAAARAGHAIPQPHAAAWHAAPAAHAWHGAGAWHGPQHIPVIHNGVPVETPEVQHAKAAHLAALHAAGSGAHWVGGHEDDGSYKPQWDAHNY from the exons ATGAAAGCTTTT atcgtAGGATCCGTTCTGTTGCTGGCTGCCGCCGCTTCCGCCGCACCGTCTTACTGGCATTACGTTCCAGCTGACACCCCCGAAGTAGCGCACGCCAAGGCCGAACATCTGGCCGCTCACCAGGCCGCCCGCGGATTGGTTGGTGCCGGACCAATTGACACCCCCGAAGTACAGCACGCCAAGGCCCAGCACTTTGCCGCCCATGCCGCTGCCCGTGCCGGACATGCGATCCCACAGCCCCATGCTGCTGCTTGGCACGCTGCCCCAGCTGCCCATGCCTGGCACGGAGCCGGAGCCTGGCACGGACCCCAGCACATCCCAGTGATCCACAATGGAGTCCCAGTTGAGACCCCAGAAGTCCAACACGCCAAGGCTGCCCATCTCGCTGCTCTGCACGCTGCCGGATCCGGAGCTCACTGGGTTGGTGGACATGAAGATGATGGTTCCTACAAGCCCCAGTGGGATGCCCACAACTACTAA